Within the Deltaproteobacteria bacterium genome, the region AGTTCGATTCTCTCCGATGGTTTTAAGTCGCTTGCCGAAGGGGACCTGGTCCAGTTCGAGATTAAGGATGGAGACAAGGGACCGCAGGCGATCCGAGCCGTTGTCAATAGGTGTGTAAAAAGATACTAGGCGGCGACCCTCATCTCTTTGCCATTGTCATACTTCGTCCCGCGCGCTACTTTTCCGACAAGCTGTGGTGCGTTCAGTTTGCGGAAGCTCTT harbors:
- a CDS encoding cold shock domain-containing protein, producing the protein MTTGKVKWFNNQKGFGFIEREGSSVDVFVHYSSILSDGFKSLAEGDLVQFEIKDGDKGPQAIRAVVNRCVKRY